One window of the Saccopteryx bilineata isolate mSacBil1 chromosome 2, mSacBil1_pri_phased_curated, whole genome shotgun sequence genome contains the following:
- the LOC136322974 gene encoding peroxisome biogenesis factor 2-like — protein sequence MELQEGRKEPFGEGMASREEKAKSTHRVLRISQLDALELNKALEQLLWSLVTQCFHSFQPGLLARFEPELKALLWLFLWQFTDYSKNATVGQSVLNIQYKNDFSLTLGFQPPSKKQKLWYAVRTVGGTWLDERCYDLFRNRHLASFGKAKQCVNVLVGLLKLGGLINFLIFLQRGKFATLTERVLGIRSVFCKPQHVREVGFDYMNRELLWHGFAEFLIFLLPLINVQKLKAKLSLWCIPVTGAPNGDSSLATSSKQCSLCGEWPTMPHTIGYEHISCYYCAKSSFLFDMYFACPKCGTEVHSVQPLKLGIEMSEANAL from the coding sequence ATGGAgctacaggaagggagaaaagagccCTTTGGAGAAGGCATGGCTTCCAGAGAAGAGAAGGCGAAGAGCACTCACAGGGTGCTCAGAATAAGTCAGCTGGATGCGCTTGAACTGAACAAGGCCCTGGAGCAGCTGCTTTGGTCCCTGGTCACTCAGTGCTTCCACAGCTTCCAGCCAGGATTGTTAGCTCGGTTTGAACCTGAGCTGAAAGCCCTCttgtggcttttcttgtggcAATTCACTGATTACTCTAAAAACGCCACTGTGGGACAGTCCGTTTTAAATATTCAGTACAAGAATGATTTCTCCCTGACCTTGGGATTCCAGCCGCCGAGTAAAAAACAAAAGCTCTGGTATGCTGTCCGCACAGTTGGCGGGACGTGGTTAGACGAACGCTGCTACGACCTGTTTCGAAACCGTCACCTCGCATCATTTGGGAAAGCCAAGCAGTGTGTAAATGTTCTGGTCGGACTTTTGAAGTTAGGGGGGTTGATTAACTTCTTAATTTTCCTCCAGAGGGGCAAGTTTGCAACGTTGACGGAACGTGTCCTAGGCATTAGATCCGTGTTCTGCAAGCCCCAGCACGTCCGTGAGGTGGGCTTTGACTATATGAACAGGGAGCTTCTCTGGCATGGTTTTGCAgagtttctcatttttctcttaccGCTCATCAATGTCCAAAAGTTGAAAGCCAAGTTATCTTTGTGGTGCATCCCGGTTACTGGTGCTCCTAACGGTGACAGTTCATTGGCCACCAGCAGCAAGCAGTGTTCCCTGTGTGGAGAGTGGCCCACCATGCCCCACACGATAGGCTATGAGCATATTTCCTGCTACTACTGTGCAAAGAGCAGCTTCCTGTTTGACATGTACTTTGCCTGTCCGAAGTGTGGGACAGAGGTGCACAGTGTGCAGCCGCTGAAGTTGGGCATTGAGATGTCAGAAGCTAATGCTCTTTAG